ttcctaCCAAATTTTTACAATCTTTAATAACTTTATATCAAATCTTTACCATCTTTACAAAATTTCAGTACATTTACTTGCAATGTCTTTCGTATCGATATGTATATAGTCGTTTAAACAGACCTATTAGGGCTCTTAAGCCGACTGATGGTCTTCCAGGGCTTACACTCTGGGCTCTGACAGAAGCTCCTCAGCTCCTCCAGGGCTTTCTTTGTCTCCTCAAGTCCCTGCTGCTGATACTCCTCCTCTGTCAGCAACCGGATCTTTGGCTTGAAGATCTTATACCTGTAAGACCAAACCTcatactttatacatgtaatatgttaatGAACAGCAATGATGAGAATGTGTGCGTAGAAACATAGGTGGATTTTAGAATTGAtgcaaaatctttaaaaaaaatattttactagcACTTTTCCTTGAATCTGAATGTTGATTAGATCAATACATGATTAAATGTATTGTTTAACACAGATGCAGATCCGAAGCTCTATGAAAACAGAGACATATGCCAACCCTAATTTTAGAGATACAGACTTGCAGCTTAGTTTAACACAAAGTGCAATTTACCATAATCATAGTCATAATCAATaagtaaagtacatgtatctgtaaggTTGTTATAACTACTTCAAACAATCTATCTTGTAATTCTTAGATGGCTCCAAAAACTGATGTCACATTTCTTCATGTGATGTATCTGATTTATAAACTTATATTTCATgtgtatgaatttaatttgcTACTATTCATAATAAGTTTGGTATGATTCAAGTTGCATGCTAGCTAGATAGGGTGACCCAACAAAACACTCACCTAATATATCTAGTAAATCTATTGTTAAATAACCCAGGAGGAAGATTGTATAATGTTATCAACACCACAATGATGGCCACTGATGCTTCAGTGATCTGGGTTCCAAAGAAGATAAATACTAGAGCTATGAACTGAAGAAACCACTTGATGAGATTTAGGGTTCTGGGTTCAGTAACTGGACCGTAACGATAACAGGCAGCAAAACTGATGACTGCAGAGACAGCGACATATCCGAGAATCCACTGCCAGTATTTTACAAAGATGTGTGCAGAGGAATCAAATATATTGTTTGTAATGTAGGTCCATAAATACAAGGAGGTGGAACATCCTATGGCCATTAACAGATATCCTAACTTCTTGAGGctctgtaatgaaaaaaaaaagagtacatgtataatattcatAAAGAATAATACTCTGTCTTGTCTTCTCTTGCATGGTTAACTCGTACATTCCCAGAGCAAAAATATAAGgttaaatatgaatgaaattttgaatattgtgaAACCAAAAACAATACATCTCCAAGAAAAAGAGATTTCGTTTAAAAGATTTGGGTAATATTGCAATGATACTTGGCAATTTGCAAGTTTGTATGAATTctcaaaatacaaattaatgaaattatgtGTTTCAATGAAATGACATACCTGAGGAAACATTCTATTCATCATAAATAATAACACCAGTATTGAGGCCATCACTCCCAGCCCCATACCACATCCATAATGGAGCTTCACATTACTACAAAACAAGTAAACACAATAGTCAATGTTTCACTGCTGACAAGACTGATGTTAAAGAGGCAAACAAAAAGTTGaacacattttttctttttctttttttggtgGATTATGACTTACTGACTCCAACTTTCGGCAGAAAGAAAAAGGACAATTCCAAATCCTAGATAGGCTAAATACCATGGTTCTAAATCTGTAATGAAAAGCAACATGTGAAAAACTACCTGTAGTTTTGGAATCGTATATATAACAATACCTTGGAATATCTTAAGAGTATACATTTAGTaacatttacagtacatgtactcatCAAATCAACAGcactgatttaaaaaatattctttaatacATTCTGTGGTTTCTTCAAAATTTGTTAAGCACCAAATTCATTGGACTCGTTAATTCATGAGGGAACTTATTCATTGAGAATACCTGTTGAAAAATCATAGTGATAATGCAAGTGTCTACAAATTTAAGCAATcttaaaacataggtaatcacagattacaaagctcaccgagacgagacatcacccttatgagacttcacctttatgagaccacctttatcatattaaatgaaaatcatactttatgttggatattcatggattctgttttgacacaatatcctatatcatctgttaaaaaattgtatgataatcatatgttcatatgttaatcaatacaataatataaaattaaatattgcatcctatcatatctacaacatatatcatataaatcaattaaataccacaataaacaatgatgagatatgatattgtaacgtatgatatgacattgtattgtgttatacgttattgaacataatacaatattataataaataaaacaatatagtattatattacaatatcatattacataatacatcataacattgaaacatatgatattatattgtataatatagtatgaaaatgtatgatactgtatcatttttgatacataatatgatattgtatcatatgatacaatataatttgatacaacattgtatcatatcaaatgatacaatattatgtgataaagtaaaatattatataatacaatattatattataaatattgtatcatatgatacaataatatactatacaatatcatacaatacaatttcatgtgatgtgataatatatcatattataaaccaatatcattttatacaatatcgtatgatacgatattatataatataacagtatcatattatacaatttcatgtgatataattctatattacagaaactaatatcatattatacaatattgtatgatacaatattacagaatatacaatattgtatcataggatacaatattatattttgcaatatcttatgtaatagtatcatgtgataaaataaaaaattaataatacaatataatattatacaatattgtatcataatatacaatactatacataacaatatcatgatacaatatcataacatagaatatcaaaaaaattgatacaatatcatatcgtatcatataactttatataatattacatatgatattatattgtatcatattaaacaatatagtttcataccatacaatactatatcataggaatcatgttatattatttatcaacaaacacatctatctatcgagcaggtttgagtgaggtaggagatttctttagcatccttgataatggagatcaggctctgcatctgaagcaacctctgcatttcatttaaaatctagttaaatcaactatgcaagctatcatctataaaacatgtgacctgttccaaaaaaaccaaacctcatccagcatccgaaaccttggctcagattcagcattcaagcctgtcaggtgcatcagtatacatgagacgcatctccatgcaagtttggtgaagttcagaccagtaataactaagatatcatcatcagagggcactagcaattaaaaccttaacctgctccaccatatccagcatctgagacatatggctcagactcagcattcaaggctgtcaggtgcatcagtatcataagacgcaccatccatggaagtctggtgaagttaggacaagtaataactaagatataatcatcagagggcacctgtttcaaaaactttatccagctctaaaaaccttaacctcctccagcatccgaaacctatggctcagattcagcattcaagcctgtctggtgcatcagtatcataagacacaccatccatgcaagtttggtaaagtacagacctgcagtaacttagatattgctatcaaaaggcacctgcaacaaaaactttaacctgctccaacaactttaacctcctccagcatctgaaatttaggactcagattcagcatccaagtctttcaagtcaataagtaggtccagatgcatcatccatgcaagtttggtgaagataggacaagtaatagcttagatacaggacctgcaacaaaaactttaaccaggtccggacgccgacgccgacgccgagggtatagcataagctccccctgacttcgtctcggtgagctaaaaactgtgAATTTTCTTAatccaaaatattgaataatgaaaccacagtacatatACTTatggtgtttataacttcataTCATTTGGCACTAAAGTTCATGTAACTGTACctgaaatatcattttaataaagCACTATTCAATCACAGTTTTGAGCTTATTGTTTGCAAACTACATCAATTACAACGAAATATGGATcgaaaataatattttgcacACTGTGCATCACATTTTTGTGTTAAATTTGTTAAGTGTTGAGCAACCTGCATTAAAATCACTTGTTATTCACTCTAATTTACTTGCTATTTACTCTCTATTAGTTAAGgtgataaatttgaattaaagaataaaacaatTACAAATGCTCCTCAAAGATCATTTTAACAACTGTCAAAGAGCAATACAGAAAATTTTGAGATGAAAGAAAATACAAGAACCATATACTTTTGATAAAAAGTTCTGCTTTAAATCCAATGTCAGAGTGTACACCTATACAGCTTTGATTGAAGGCAGCAAAGGGAATTTCCTCCACATCTCTCTGGGCGGCCAGTCTGAGCCAGTGGAGGACAGTGTACATCAGGTTGTAGGAGTCTTTTTTATCTTCAACCTCCATCACAGTACCACCCCGTACTGTCATCAACTTTCTAGGTAGGGTATTATTGAATTTCACTTTTAACTGAAATGTTTGTAATACAGAGATGAAATATCAAAACAGGTATGCATGCTCCTAgttttatatgttttgaaatataaattgaattCATAACTTGAATTATTGTTCTTTATCCAagtaaaactttgatttttaaaaaaatatcaaagttcaaATACATAAAAACTGATGACATGCATGAAAAGAAATTTTGGTTATACATACCACAGGATTTACCCacagaaaaataattgatttggaGAGACCTCTGAAACAGAAAACTTTCCAACAGCAATAATCATAAAGGTCTGGATCAACATGTTCAGTGGGGTGGTCTCTGCTTAGTTCAACACCTACAAAAATCCCCAAAAAAGACTAAATTCATTCAtaagaattattgaaataaagggagaacctgaggtttggctggttatttgaggtgtataaattgctagaatatttattgcattcattttgtggatagaggagctaATGTCAATTTCactgatatatgacactttaatactgcatggtagcact
This genomic window from Magallana gigas chromosome 5, xbMagGiga1.1, whole genome shotgun sequence contains:
- the LOC105346473 gene encoding nuclear envelope integral membrane protein 1 isoform X1, producing the protein MALNLFWSIFIFGLLLCFSVDSEPLIKDCTNDKSCVELSRDHPTEHVDPDLYDYCCWKVFCFRGLSKSIIFLWVNPVLKVKFNNTLPRKLMTVRGGTVMEVEDKKDSYNLMYTVLHWLRLAAQRDVEEIPFAAFNQSCIGVHSDIGFKAELFIKNLEPWYLAYLGFGIVLFLSAESWSHNVKLHYGCGMGLGVMASILVLLFMMNRMFPQSLKKLGYLLMAIGCSTSLYLWTYITNNIFDSSAHIFVKYWQWILGYVAVSAVISFAACYRYGPVTEPRTLNLIKWFLQFIALVFIFFGTQITEASVAIIVVLITLYNLPPGLFNNRFTRYIRYKIFKPKIRLLTEEEYQQQGLEETKKALEELRSFCQSPECKPWKTISRLKSPNRFADFVEGNSWHVTDDELLEYDSGSDVFPRGDDDDSDQEIPVQRASDQEIPVQRASDQEIPVQRVNNPPDSTEGGEIIDSTDEEDPAPEETSDQSIDGPPLS
- the LOC105346473 gene encoding nuclear envelope integral membrane protein 1 isoform X2, translated to MALNLFWSIFIFGLLLCFSVDSEPLIKDCTNDKSCVELSRDHPTEHVDPDLYDYCCWKVFCFRGLSKSIIFLWVNPVLKVKFNNTLPRKLMTVRGGTVMEVEDKKDSYNLMYTVLHWLRLAAQRDVEEIPFAAFNQSCIGVHSDIGFKAELFIKNLEPWYLAYLGFGIVLFLSAESWSHNVKLHYGCGMGLGVMASILVLLFMMNRMFPQSLKKLGYLLMAIGCSTSLYLWTYITNNIFDSSAHIFVKYWQWILGYVAVSAVISFAACYRYGPVTEPRTLNLIKWFLQFIALVFIFFGTQITEASVAIIVVLITLYNLPPGLFNNRFTRYIRYKIFKPKIRLLTEEEYQQQGLEETKKALEELRSFCQSPECKPWKTISRLKSPNRFADFVEGNSWHVTDDELLEYDSGSDVFPRGDDDDSDQEIPVQRASDQEIPVQRANNPPDSTEGGEIIDSTDEEDPAPEETSDQSIDGPPLS